One genomic region from Jiangella sp. DSM 45060 encodes:
- a CDS encoding MBL fold metallo-hydrolase, with the protein MTGLVAVTRNVLVATHEFCTSTTTVVTGDDGSCLVVDPGVTPAELDDLAAGLAARRLHVAAGFATHPHWDHVLWSRSLGAGVPRFATAACVVAAAAGRDRGLALAEVDAPGTDGELFAQLTPLPSGGPGVVPWQGPRVDVVEHRAHAAGHAALLADGVLVAGDLCSDLEVPLLDLDAADPLGDYHHALDLLDALAPDVRFVVPGHGHVGDRAELRRRLAADRRYLTDLASGRGDDDPRLTQDWLVRDHRAQRAAVERRA; encoded by the coding sequence ATGACCGGCCTCGTCGCGGTGACCCGGAACGTCCTCGTCGCCACGCACGAGTTCTGCACCAGCACGACCACGGTCGTCACCGGCGACGACGGCAGCTGCCTCGTCGTCGACCCGGGGGTCACGCCGGCCGAGCTGGACGACCTCGCCGCCGGCCTCGCTGCCCGCCGGCTGCACGTCGCCGCCGGGTTCGCGACACACCCGCACTGGGATCACGTGCTGTGGAGCCGCTCGCTCGGCGCCGGTGTGCCCCGGTTCGCGACCGCCGCCTGCGTCGTCGCCGCGGCGGCCGGGCGGGACCGCGGCCTTGCGCTCGCCGAGGTGGACGCGCCCGGGACGGACGGCGAGCTGTTCGCCCAGCTCACGCCGCTCCCATCCGGCGGGCCGGGCGTCGTCCCGTGGCAAGGGCCGCGGGTGGATGTCGTCGAGCACCGGGCGCACGCGGCGGGACACGCCGCGCTGCTCGCCGACGGCGTGCTGGTGGCCGGCGATCTGTGCTCGGACCTGGAGGTGCCGCTGCTGGACCTCGATGCCGCCGACCCGCTCGGCGACTACCACCACGCGCTCGACCTGCTCGACGCGCTGGCCCCCGACGTTCGCTTCGTCGTGCCCGGCCACGGCCACGTCGGCGACCGTGCCGAGCTGCGCCGCCGCCTGGCCGCCGACCGCCGCTACCTGACCGACCTCGCCTCCGGCCGCGGTGACGACGACCCGCGGCTCACGCAGGACTGGCTGGTCCGCGATCACCGTGCTCAGCGCGCTGCCGTTGAGCGGCGCGCTTGA
- a CDS encoding bifunctional 2-polyprenyl-6-hydroxyphenol methylase/3-demethylubiquinol 3-O-methyltransferase UbiG — protein MTEQPDTDPKEIVRRGYDVLSHRYRADDADPETYRTWAAELTGRLPAGADVLDLGCGNGIPVARDLTAAGFAVTGVDLSDVQIARARALVPGATFHTADATAVEFAARSFDTVVCLYALIHVPLAEQPPLLERIAGWLRPGGLFLATTGHDALTGSDDDWLGGGTTMWWSQADAATYRKWLTAAGLTVERQEFVPEGDGGHELFWATRPR, from the coding sequence GTGACCGAACAGCCTGACACCGACCCGAAAGAGATCGTCCGCCGCGGCTACGACGTCCTCTCGCATCGCTACCGCGCCGACGACGCCGACCCGGAGACGTATCGGACGTGGGCCGCCGAGCTGACCGGCCGCCTGCCCGCCGGAGCGGACGTCCTGGACCTCGGTTGCGGCAACGGCATCCCGGTGGCTCGCGACCTCACCGCCGCCGGGTTCGCGGTCACCGGCGTCGACCTCAGCGACGTGCAGATCGCCCGCGCCCGCGCGCTGGTGCCGGGCGCGACGTTCCACACCGCCGACGCGACGGCCGTCGAGTTCGCGGCGCGGAGCTTCGACACCGTGGTGTGCCTGTACGCGCTGATCCACGTCCCGCTGGCCGAGCAGCCGCCACTGCTGGAACGCATCGCCGGCTGGCTGCGCCCGGGCGGCCTGTTCCTCGCCACGACCGGCCACGACGCCCTCACCGGCAGCGACGACGACTGGCTCGGCGGCGGCACGACGATGTGGTGGAGTCAGGCCGACGCCGCGACGTACCGGAAGTGGCTGACGGCCGCCGGGCTCACCGTCGAGCGGCAGGAGTTCGTCCCCGAGGGCGACGGCGGGCACGAGCTGTTCTGGGCCACCCGGCCGCGCTGA
- a CDS encoding iron-siderophore ABC transporter substrate-binding protein yields MSLRVAGRRLAVVLTVPLLLLAACGGDDDGDGGTNAADGTAATDEPDAGSGEFPASVDHRYGTTELTEAPERVVTLGFSDQDAVLAFGVAPIAVTDWYGDHPHATWPWAQDELGDAEPVVLNEGAFTGMQDFDYETLAELEPDLIIGLYTGMTQEEYDTLSVIAPTVASSPDYPEYGMPWQETTRMVGQILGQGDRAEELIAEVDQQFADAAAANPAFAGVEMAVAELFEPGSSFVRSATDPRTVFMTQLGFVLPDDLAALAGDLDGAPVSDELMTQLDRDLLVWNIGHEPGLREQVEAKPLYDQLGVVQDGRVLFIEDPLVSGALTWSTVLSLPYALEQLVPQLAETVSGGA; encoded by the coding sequence ATGTCGCTTCGTGTCGCGGGCCGCCGGCTCGCCGTCGTCCTGACCGTTCCGCTCCTGCTCCTCGCCGCCTGCGGTGGTGACGACGACGGCGACGGCGGCACGAACGCCGCCGACGGCACCGCCGCGACAGATGAGCCGGACGCCGGATCCGGGGAGTTCCCCGCCTCCGTCGACCACCGCTACGGCACGACCGAGCTGACCGAGGCGCCGGAGCGCGTGGTCACGCTCGGCTTCAGCGACCAGGACGCCGTGCTGGCCTTCGGCGTCGCACCGATCGCCGTCACCGACTGGTACGGCGACCACCCGCACGCCACCTGGCCGTGGGCGCAGGACGAACTGGGCGACGCCGAGCCTGTGGTGCTCAACGAGGGTGCCTTCACCGGCATGCAGGACTTCGACTACGAGACCCTCGCCGAGCTGGAGCCCGACCTCATCATCGGCCTCTACACCGGCATGACGCAGGAGGAGTACGACACACTCTCGGTCATCGCGCCGACCGTCGCGTCGTCGCCGGACTACCCCGAGTACGGCATGCCGTGGCAGGAGACGACCCGCATGGTCGGCCAGATCCTCGGCCAGGGCGACCGCGCGGAGGAGCTGATCGCCGAGGTCGACCAGCAGTTCGCCGACGCCGCCGCGGCCAACCCCGCCTTCGCGGGCGTCGAGATGGCCGTCGCCGAGCTGTTCGAGCCCGGCTCGTCGTTCGTCCGCAGCGCCACCGACCCGCGCACCGTCTTCATGACGCAGCTCGGCTTCGTGCTGCCGGACGACCTCGCCGCGCTGGCCGGCGACCTCGACGGCGCGCCCGTCAGCGACGAGCTGATGACGCAGCTCGACCGCGACCTGCTGGTCTGGAACATCGGCCACGAGCCGGGACTGCGTGAGCAGGTCGAGGCCAAGCCGCTCTACGACCAGCTCGGGGTGGTGCAGGACGGCCGGGTGCTGTTCATCGAGGACCCGCTGGTGTCCGGCGCGCTGACGTGGTCGACGGTGCTCAGCCTGCCCTACGCGCTGGAGCAGCTGGTGCCGCAGCTGGCTGAGACGGTGAGTGGCGGAGCCTGA
- a CDS encoding S8 family serine peptidase has product MRAALGAALALVLTAGASTGTPPPPTPPPATPPGADGAGSRGEGRLITLVTGDRVLVGAGEPGRESVTMLPGPDSPSDAVRIRRTADRTYVVPAAAQPFLTAGTLDPGLFDVTGLVAQGYGDADRPTLPLIVQYSGARAAARELPGATVTTTLDSIDAVAVEQDRDAAAQFWSAFSQADGARGAGGAISHVWLDGTVRASLDESVPQIGAPRAWEDGHAGAGAVIAILDTGVDATHPDLAGKVVAEQNFSTSPDTVDRAGHGTHVASTAAGTGAASDGSFRGVAPEAKLLSGKVLDDYGFGQMSDVIAGMEWAVEQGADVVNLSLSSEPTDGRDPAALAVDRLTEEAGVLFVTSAGNEGPGAETVASPATADAALAVGAVDGEDVLAPFSSRGPRLTDGAIKPEISAPGVEITAARSTTIDDGGDEAYLTMDGTSMAAPHVAGAAAILAGQHPDWSAAQLRAVLMSTAAPAPAISIYEQGAGRVDVAAAATVSVVPSVGELEFGYHRWPHDDVELVTREVTYTNVSDAPVTLDLAVTATGAEPPPAGAITVTPSELTIPAGGAATAAVTTDATGLDPGHYEAAVVATDRATQRSVRIPAGWYVEAERYDVTVRLVDRAGAPASGEIEVVDVDQGTWTVEPVPDGTATLRLPPGTYSFGSFLYRAAEDDRAPEYTLVTDPEIEVAGATEVTLDAQGAEPVRTTVRGAEDATPRWSMLGYARGRAQDELALSSSLEAIGADYELFAVPTEPVASGAFFFDTGVRLEEPPIRAEVPGTSAEIETAYYEFSQRIDGTLRLPVVDVGTATAAELSDTPVDGAIALAVRDPERDNGEQAADLERAGARAVLFYDPQRAGVRTQWLYPLVDIPVIGTSRTAAARLRELLADGSVELELTGSAVTPYVYDLLVPAREQVPERPRWQFRRSDLATIDVRFGAHAPTSSTSETRQGRSPSGNSIGGWMLPFVTAPSERTDHVLANEVTWWQQVLPHNADDGAPSWSEIPRTYRPRQRDDVQWMSPVATQSLPDRESPDAVVERYGDTIWALLGGFVHDPGHVQMYGSALEEYALRLYRDGELLGEVADRGGLVDVPAGPGTFRLELDGRFEQSWWIYSTQVSSAWTFHSAGDDGDGERLPLLVADYDVPGADALGTVPADRPVRIDVGLRHQAGSSGAEIDDVELEVSVDDGATWTPAQLRGADGRYRATVDAGGEPGGAVTLRITATDVNGGRLEQTVVRAFGLR; this is encoded by the coding sequence ATGCGGGCGGCGCTCGGCGCCGCGCTGGCGCTGGTGCTGACGGCGGGCGCGAGCACTGGCACGCCACCACCGCCCACGCCACCACCGGCCACCCCACCCGGGGCCGACGGCGCGGGCAGCCGCGGCGAAGGCCGGCTGATCACTCTCGTGACCGGCGACCGGGTGCTGGTCGGCGCCGGCGAGCCGGGACGCGAGAGCGTGACCATGCTGCCCGGACCGGACAGCCCTTCCGACGCGGTGCGCATCCGCCGCACCGCCGACCGCACGTACGTCGTGCCGGCCGCGGCGCAGCCGTTCCTCACGGCGGGCACACTCGACCCCGGCCTGTTCGACGTCACCGGGCTGGTCGCCCAGGGCTACGGCGACGCGGACCGGCCGACGCTGCCGCTGATCGTGCAGTACTCCGGCGCGAGGGCGGCCGCGCGCGAGCTGCCGGGCGCGACCGTCACCACGACCCTCGACAGCATCGACGCCGTCGCCGTCGAGCAGGACAGAGACGCCGCGGCGCAGTTCTGGTCGGCGTTCTCGCAGGCGGACGGCGCGCGCGGCGCCGGCGGCGCGATCTCGCACGTCTGGCTCGACGGCACGGTCCGGGCGAGCCTCGACGAGAGCGTCCCGCAGATCGGCGCCCCGCGGGCGTGGGAGGACGGGCACGCGGGCGCCGGCGCCGTCATCGCGATCCTCGACACCGGCGTCGACGCCACCCATCCGGACCTCGCCGGGAAGGTCGTCGCGGAGCAGAACTTCTCGACGTCGCCCGACACGGTGGACCGGGCCGGGCACGGCACGCACGTCGCCTCGACGGCGGCGGGCACCGGCGCGGCGTCGGACGGGAGCTTCCGGGGCGTCGCGCCCGAGGCGAAGCTCCTCTCGGGCAAGGTCCTCGACGACTACGGCTTCGGCCAGATGTCCGACGTCATCGCCGGCATGGAGTGGGCCGTCGAGCAGGGCGCGGACGTCGTCAATCTCAGCCTCTCGTCCGAGCCGACCGACGGCCGCGACCCGGCGGCGCTCGCCGTCGACCGGCTGACGGAGGAAGCGGGCGTGCTGTTCGTGACGTCGGCGGGGAACGAGGGCCCCGGCGCCGAGACCGTCGCGAGCCCGGCGACGGCCGACGCCGCGCTCGCGGTCGGCGCCGTGGACGGCGAGGACGTCCTCGCGCCGTTCTCCAGCCGCGGCCCGCGGCTCACCGACGGCGCCATCAAGCCGGAGATCAGCGCCCCCGGCGTCGAGATCACCGCGGCGCGGTCGACCACCATCGACGACGGCGGCGATGAGGCGTACCTGACGATGGACGGGACGTCCATGGCGGCGCCGCACGTCGCCGGCGCGGCCGCGATCCTCGCGGGTCAGCACCCGGACTGGTCGGCGGCGCAGCTGCGCGCGGTCCTGATGTCGACCGCCGCGCCCGCACCGGCGATCAGCATCTACGAGCAGGGCGCCGGCCGGGTCGACGTCGCCGCGGCCGCGACCGTCAGCGTCGTGCCGTCGGTGGGCGAGCTGGAGTTCGGCTACCACCGCTGGCCGCACGATGACGTCGAGCTGGTCACCCGCGAGGTCACCTACACCAACGTCTCCGACGCGCCCGTGACGCTGGACCTCGCCGTCACCGCGACGGGCGCTGAGCCGCCGCCCGCGGGCGCGATCACCGTCACGCCGTCCGAGCTGACGATCCCCGCCGGCGGCGCCGCGACGGCCGCCGTCACCACCGACGCCACCGGCCTCGACCCCGGTCACTACGAGGCCGCGGTCGTCGCCACCGACCGGGCGACGCAGCGCTCGGTCCGCATCCCCGCCGGCTGGTACGTGGAGGCGGAGAGGTACGACGTCACGGTGCGGCTGGTGGACAGGGCCGGCGCGCCGGCGTCCGGTGAGATCGAAGTGGTGGACGTCGACCAGGGCACCTGGACGGTCGAGCCGGTGCCGGACGGGACGGCGACCCTGCGGCTGCCGCCGGGCACGTATTCGTTCGGCTCCTTCCTCTACCGGGCTGCCGAGGACGACCGCGCGCCCGAGTACACGCTGGTCACCGACCCGGAGATCGAGGTGGCCGGCGCCACGGAGGTCACGCTGGACGCCCAGGGCGCCGAACCGGTCCGCACGACGGTCCGCGGCGCCGAGGACGCGACGCCACGGTGGAGCATGCTCGGCTACGCTCGCGGCCGCGCTCAGGACGAGCTCGCGCTGTCGTCGTCCCTCGAGGCCATCGGCGCCGACTACGAGCTGTTCGCCGTGCCGACCGAGCCCGTGGCCTCCGGCGCGTTCTTCTTCGACACCGGCGTGCGGCTGGAGGAGCCGCCCATCCGCGCCGAGGTGCCGGGGACGTCCGCCGAGATCGAGACGGCGTACTACGAGTTCTCCCAGCGCATCGACGGAACGCTCCGGCTGCCCGTCGTCGACGTCGGCACGGCGACCGCCGCCGAGCTGAGCGACACGCCCGTCGACGGCGCGATCGCCCTGGCCGTCCGCGACCCGGAGCGCGACAACGGCGAGCAGGCCGCCGACCTGGAGCGGGCCGGCGCGCGGGCGGTGCTGTTCTACGACCCGCAGCGCGCGGGCGTGCGGACCCAGTGGCTGTACCCGCTGGTCGACATCCCGGTCATCGGGACCAGCCGGACCGCCGCCGCGCGATTGCGCGAGCTGCTGGCCGACGGCTCGGTGGAGCTGGAGCTCACCGGCTCGGCCGTCACACCGTACGTCTACGACCTGCTCGTCCCCGCCCGCGAGCAGGTCCCGGAGCGGCCGCGGTGGCAGTTCCGCCGGTCCGACCTCGCGACGATCGACGTCCGGTTCGGCGCGCACGCGCCGACCAGCAGCACGTCCGAGACGCGGCAGGGCCGGTCGCCGTCCGGCAACTCCATCGGCGGCTGGATGCTGCCGTTCGTGACCGCGCCGTCGGAGCGCACCGACCACGTCCTCGCGAACGAGGTGACCTGGTGGCAGCAGGTCCTGCCGCACAACGCCGACGACGGCGCGCCGTCCTGGAGTGAGATCCCGCGGACGTACCGGCCCAGGCAGCGCGACGACGTCCAGTGGATGAGCCCGGTCGCCACCCAGTCGCTGCCCGACCGCGAGTCGCCCGACGCCGTCGTCGAACGCTACGGCGACACCATCTGGGCGTTGCTCGGCGGCTTCGTCCACGACCCCGGCCACGTGCAGATGTACGGCTCCGCGCTGGAGGAGTACGCGCTGCGGCTCTACCGCGACGGCGAGCTGCTGGGCGAGGTCGCCGACCGCGGCGGACTCGTCGACGTCCCGGCCGGACCCGGCACCTTCCGTCTGGAGCTGGACGGTCGGTTCGAGCAGTCCTGGTGGATCTACTCCACCCAGGTGAGCTCGGCGTGGACGTTCCACTCGGCCGGCGACGACGGCGACGGTGAGCGGCTGCCGCTGCTGGTCGCCGACTACGACGTGCCCGGCGCGGACGCGCTGGGCACGGTGCCGGCGGATCGGCCGGTCCGGATCGACGTCGGCCTGCGGCACCAGGCCGGGTCGTCCGGCGCCGAGATCGACGACGTCGAGCTGGAGGTCTCGGTGGACGACGGCGCGACGTGGACGCCGGCGCAGCTGCGCGGCGCGGACGGCCGCTACCGGGCGACCGTCGACGCCGGCGGCGAGCCGGGCGGCGCGGTGACCCTGCGGATCACGGCGACCGATGTCAACGGCGGCCGGCTGGAGCAGACGGTGGTGCGGGCGTTCGGGCTGCGCTGA
- a CDS encoding IS256 family transposase: protein MALDHAALLEVLEAMRAADVDDRVRTAAQAMYQALIEAEATAVIGAGPWERSADRTAHRNGSRPRTLSTTAGDLELRIPKLRTGSFFPSLLERRRRVDQALFAVIMEAYLHGVSTRKVDDLVKALGADSGISKSEVSRICADLDAEVSSFRDRSLADQAYPYVFLDATYCKARVNRRVVSQAVVIATGVTADGRREVLGFDVGDSEDGAFWTAFLRSLKARGLGGVQLVISDAHTGLKHAIASVLLGAAWQRCRVHFLRNVLAQVPKGNAEMVAAAIRTIFAQPDAEHVHEQFDVIATMLGRQLPKVEQMLRDASNDLLAFAAFPISHWKKIWSTNPLERLNKEVKRRTDVVGVFPNPAALLRLAGAVLVEAHDEWQVAAERRYLSEASMALLTTPTTKEVAKPELMTA from the coding sequence ATGGCCTTGGACCATGCTGCCCTACTTGAGGTGCTCGAGGCGATGCGGGCCGCTGACGTGGACGATCGGGTTCGCACCGCGGCGCAGGCGATGTATCAGGCGTTGATCGAGGCCGAGGCGACGGCGGTGATCGGCGCCGGTCCGTGGGAACGCAGCGCGGATCGGACCGCGCACCGCAACGGCTCGCGACCGCGGACCCTGTCGACCACGGCCGGGGATCTGGAGTTGCGCATTCCCAAGTTGCGCACCGGGTCGTTCTTCCCCTCCCTGTTGGAGCGGCGCCGCCGAGTCGACCAGGCGTTGTTCGCCGTGATCATGGAGGCCTACCTGCACGGGGTGTCGACCCGCAAGGTCGACGACCTGGTCAAGGCGCTGGGCGCGGACAGCGGGATCTCCAAGTCGGAGGTGTCGCGGATCTGCGCCGACCTCGACGCCGAGGTCTCCAGCTTCCGGGACCGGTCGCTGGCCGATCAGGCCTATCCGTACGTGTTCCTCGACGCCACCTACTGCAAGGCTCGGGTGAACCGCCGCGTGGTGTCCCAGGCGGTGGTCATCGCCACCGGCGTCACCGCCGACGGGCGCCGCGAGGTGCTCGGATTCGACGTCGGTGACAGCGAGGACGGCGCGTTCTGGACCGCGTTCCTGCGCTCGTTGAAGGCCCGCGGGCTGGGCGGTGTCCAGCTGGTCATCTCCGACGCCCACACCGGCCTCAAGCACGCCATCGCCTCGGTGCTGCTCGGGGCGGCCTGGCAGCGCTGCCGGGTGCACTTCCTACGCAACGTGCTCGCCCAGGTCCCCAAGGGCAACGCCGAGATGGTGGCCGCGGCGATCCGCACCATCTTCGCCCAGCCCGACGCCGAGCACGTGCACGAGCAGTTCGACGTCATCGCCACCATGCTCGGCCGGCAACTACCCAAGGTCGAACAGATGCTGCGCGACGCCAGTAACGATCTCCTCGCGTTCGCGGCGTTCCCGATCAGTCACTGGAAGAAGATCTGGTCGACCAACCCGCTGGAACGGCTGAACAAGGAGGTCAAACGCCGCACCGACGTCGTCGGAGTGTTCCCCAACCCCGCCGCCCTGCTCCGCCTGGCCGGCGCTGTCCTGGTGGAGGCCCACGATGAATGGCAGGTCGCCGCCGAACGCCGCTACCTCTCCGAAGCCTCCATGGCGCTACTCACCACACCCACCACCAAGGAGGTGGCCAAACCCGAACTCATGACGGCATGA
- the ppgK gene encoding polyphosphate--glucose phosphotransferase: MTSTTQGFGIDIGGSGIKGAPVDLGQGEFAAERVRIDTPEQSTPDNVIAVVLEVLQRFEWDGPFGCTFPGIVKRGVIHSAANVDKSWLGVDLEKELSQRTGQSVTIVNDADAAGVAEDRFGAAADVDGVVIVTTLGTGIGSAVLHDGRLLPNTEFGHLYLQHHHEAEKYAAASVREEKDLSWEHWAERLQHFYSHLEFIFSPDLFVVGGGVSKKADKFLPLLDLSTPIVPAGLRNDGGIIGAALLAAERTA, translated from the coding sequence GTGACCTCGACGACGCAGGGCTTCGGCATCGATATCGGCGGCAGCGGCATCAAGGGCGCACCGGTCGACCTCGGCCAGGGCGAGTTCGCCGCCGAGCGCGTCCGCATCGACACCCCCGAGCAGTCCACCCCCGACAACGTCATCGCGGTGGTCCTCGAGGTGCTCCAGCGGTTCGAGTGGGACGGGCCGTTCGGCTGCACGTTCCCCGGCATCGTGAAACGCGGCGTCATCCACTCCGCCGCCAACGTCGACAAGTCGTGGCTCGGGGTCGACCTCGAGAAGGAACTGTCGCAGCGCACCGGGCAGTCCGTCACCATCGTCAACGACGCCGACGCCGCCGGGGTCGCCGAGGACCGCTTCGGCGCCGCCGCCGACGTCGACGGCGTCGTCATCGTCACCACCCTCGGCACCGGCATCGGCAGCGCCGTCCTGCACGACGGCAGGCTGCTGCCGAACACCGAGTTCGGCCACCTCTACCTGCAGCACCACCACGAGGCCGAGAAGTACGCCGCCGCGTCGGTGCGCGAGGAGAAGGACCTGTCGTGGGAGCACTGGGCCGAGCGGCTCCAGCACTTCTACTCCCACCTCGAGTTCATCTTCTCCCCCGACCTCTTCGTCGTCGGCGGCGGCGTCAGCAAGAAGGCCGACAAGTTCCTGCCCCTCCTCGACCTCTCCACCCCGATCGTCCCCGCTGGGCTGCGCAACGACGGCGGCATCATCGGCGCGGCGCTCCTGGCCGCCGAACGCACAGCGTGA